One Rosa chinensis cultivar Old Blush chromosome 5, RchiOBHm-V2, whole genome shotgun sequence genomic region harbors:
- the LOC112168117 gene encoding uncharacterized protein LOC112168117 isoform X3: MILIKEEKLDLLLVPSAILILIVYIVFTSCRDGHDRHGTKVEWVKRIVTVDTREGLAAISSRITETYAMCGACLMIFPTAWLANPSSYVFQRKLVYGNSSPSLVSIKFVILISCFLPALGFFAYSAKQFKETLYLIGSNDERANEAGAIRAFIRGRNI, translated from the exons ATgattttaatcaaagaagagaaGCTTGATCTTCTATTGGTTCCGAGTGCAATACTGATTTTAATTGTCTATATTGTATTCACAAGCTGCAGAGATGGCCACGATCGTCACGGCACCAAAGTGGAGTGGGTGAAAAGAATCGTGACG GTTGATACCAGAGAAGGTCTTGCTGCGATCTCATCCAGGATAACAGAAACATATGCTATGTGTGGAGCCTGCTTAATGATCTTTCCTACAGCTTGGCTTGCAAACCCTTCCAGTTACGTGTTTCAGAGAAAACTTGTGTATGGTAACTCGAGCCCATCACTCGTTAGCATCAAGTTCGTAATCCTCATATCATGTTTCCTCCCGGCCTTGGGATTCTTTGCTTATTCAGCAAAGCAATTCAAGGAAACGCTCTATCTAATAGGCTCAAATGACGAAAGAGCTAATGAGGCCGGGGCAATCAGGGCTTTTATAAGGG GTAGGAATATATGA
- the LOC112168117 gene encoding uncharacterized protein LOC112168117 isoform X2 gives MSFTLQVDTREGLAAISSRITETYAMCGACLMIFPTAWLANPSSYVFQRKLVYGNSSPSLVSIKFVILISCFLPALGFFAYSAKQFKETLYLIGSNDERANEAGAIRAFIRGTTFFSLGIRCLLCAGPSLLWFFGPIPMFVSSVALVMISLHVAGNRASPQLHVPPENTDESHGDNSNVTKEEACGHPSIDIEMPPPGV, from the exons ATGAGTTTTACGCTTCAG GTTGATACCAGAGAAGGTCTTGCTGCGATCTCATCCAGGATAACAGAAACATATGCTATGTGTGGAGCCTGCTTAATGATCTTTCCTACAGCTTGGCTTGCAAACCCTTCCAGTTACGTGTTTCAGAGAAAACTTGTGTATGGTAACTCGAGCCCATCACTCGTTAGCATCAAGTTCGTAATCCTCATATCATGTTTCCTCCCGGCCTTGGGATTCTTTGCTTATTCAGCAAAGCAATTCAAGGAAACGCTCTATCTAATAGGCTCAAATGACGAAAGAGCTAATGAGGCCGGGGCAATCAGGGCTTTTATAAGGGGTACTACTTTCTTCTCGCTTGGGATCAGATGTCTACTATGTGCTGGCCCTTCGCTACTATGGTTTTTTGGCCCTATCCCCATGTTTGTGTCCTCTGTTGCTTTAGTCATGATATCCCTCCATGTCGCTGGCAATCGTGCCAGTCCACAATTGCATGTTCCTCCTGAGAATACGGATGAAAGTCACGGAGACAATTCCAATGTTACAAAGGAAGAAGCATGTGGTCACCCTAGTATTGATATAGAGATGCCCCCTCCTGGTGTTTAG
- the LOC112168117 gene encoding uncharacterized protein LOC112168117 isoform X1, giving the protein MILIKEEKLDLLLVPSAILILIVYIVFTSCRDGHDRHGTKVEWVKRIVTVDTREGLAAISSRITETYAMCGACLMIFPTAWLANPSSYVFQRKLVYGNSSPSLVSIKFVILISCFLPALGFFAYSAKQFKETLYLIGSNDERANEAGAIRAFIRGTTFFSLGIRCLLCAGPSLLWFFGPIPMFVSSVALVMISLHVAGNRASPQLHVPPENTDESHGDNSNVTKEEACGHPSIDIEMPPPGV; this is encoded by the exons ATgattttaatcaaagaagagaaGCTTGATCTTCTATTGGTTCCGAGTGCAATACTGATTTTAATTGTCTATATTGTATTCACAAGCTGCAGAGATGGCCACGATCGTCACGGCACCAAAGTGGAGTGGGTGAAAAGAATCGTGACG GTTGATACCAGAGAAGGTCTTGCTGCGATCTCATCCAGGATAACAGAAACATATGCTATGTGTGGAGCCTGCTTAATGATCTTTCCTACAGCTTGGCTTGCAAACCCTTCCAGTTACGTGTTTCAGAGAAAACTTGTGTATGGTAACTCGAGCCCATCACTCGTTAGCATCAAGTTCGTAATCCTCATATCATGTTTCCTCCCGGCCTTGGGATTCTTTGCTTATTCAGCAAAGCAATTCAAGGAAACGCTCTATCTAATAGGCTCAAATGACGAAAGAGCTAATGAGGCCGGGGCAATCAGGGCTTTTATAAGGGGTACTACTTTCTTCTCGCTTGGGATCAGATGTCTACTATGTGCTGGCCCTTCGCTACTATGGTTTTTTGGCCCTATCCCCATGTTTGTGTCCTCTGTTGCTTTAGTCATGATATCCCTCCATGTCGCTGGCAATCGTGCCAGTCCACAATTGCATGTTCCTCCTGAGAATACGGATGAAAGTCACGGAGACAATTCCAATGTTACAAAGGAAGAAGCATGTGGTCACCCTAGTATTGATATAGAGATGCCCCCTCCTGGTGTTTAG